The proteins below are encoded in one region of Thermosulfurimonas marina:
- a CDS encoding DegT/DnrJ/EryC1/StrS family aminotransferase: MRFIDLARGYARYGKEIEEAVLRVLRSTQYILGPEVAALEEELARWVGVRYAIGVSSGTDALYLILKALDLPAGSRVLLPSFTFVATAEVVRRAGLVPHFVDLDPETFNLSVEAVAEALEKLGSEVSAVVAVSLFGLPADFLRLEPLCEKHGVVLIEDACQSLGAELFGRRSGSFGRAAATSFFPAKPLGGAGDGGMVFTNDAELAERIRALRVHGQTRTYFYEYSGINGRLDEIQAAILRVKLRYFEEELRLREGVARRYFRELSGIPEVRLPVVPEGVRSSWAQFTLRVKDRDRVRKFLSEKGIPTAVYYPLPLHLQPVFRDLGFSEGSLPETERAAREVLSLPMHPYLQAEEQALIAHLLREFYR, encoded by the coding sequence ATGCGCTTCATTGACTTGGCCCGCGGCTACGCCCGCTACGGAAAAGAGATTGAAGAAGCCGTCCTGCGCGTCCTGCGGAGTACCCAATACATCCTGGGGCCGGAGGTGGCGGCCCTGGAGGAGGAGTTGGCCCGCTGGGTAGGGGTGCGTTATGCCATCGGGGTCTCCTCCGGCACCGACGCCCTCTACCTCATCCTCAAGGCCTTGGACCTTCCGGCCGGCTCCCGGGTTCTTCTTCCCTCCTTCACTTTTGTGGCCACCGCCGAGGTGGTACGCCGGGCCGGTCTGGTCCCCCACTTTGTAGACCTTGATCCGGAGACCTTTAATCTTTCGGTGGAGGCGGTGGCCGAGGCCTTGGAGAAGCTGGGCTCTGAGGTCTCGGCGGTGGTGGCGGTGAGCCTTTTTGGGCTTCCGGCGGATTTCCTTCGCCTGGAACCCCTCTGTGAAAAACACGGGGTAGTCCTGATCGAAGATGCCTGCCAATCCCTGGGGGCGGAGCTTTTTGGTCGGCGCTCCGGGAGCTTTGGCCGGGCCGCGGCCACCTCCTTTTTTCCGGCCAAACCCCTCGGCGGGGCCGGAGACGGGGGGATGGTCTTTACCAACGATGCGGAGCTAGCCGAACGCATAAGGGCCCTGCGGGTCCATGGCCAGACCCGGACCTACTTTTACGAGTATTCCGGAATCAACGGCCGGCTGGATGAGATCCAGGCAGCCATCCTGCGGGTAAAGTTGCGCTACTTTGAGGAGGAGTTGCGCCTACGAGAGGGGGTGGCCCGGAGATATTTTCGCGAGCTTTCCGGGATTCCGGAGGTGAGGCTCCCGGTGGTTCCGGAAGGGGTACGCTCCTCCTGGGCTCAGTTCACCCTGCGGGTAAAGGATCGGGACCGAGTCCGGAAATTCCTCTCGGAAAAAGGAATCCCCACCGCGGTCTATTATCCCCTGCCGCTTCACCTCCAGCCGGTCTTTCGGGACCTGGGTTTTTCCGAAGGAAGCCTTCCGGAGACGGAAAGGGCGGCCCGGGAGGTCCTGAGCCTCCCCATGCATCCCTATCTCCAGGCCGAAGAGCAGGCCCTCATCGCCCATCTCCTAAGGGAGTTTTATCGATGA
- a CDS encoding carboxylate-amine ligase has protein sequence MIAFRESPALTLGMEIEFQVLRAEDLSLAPGGPLLLAEARKVPELAEWVRPEFIRSMLEIVTPVCQGVAEAEAWLRENLSRLFKMAEVRGYRLLAASLHPFSRAAEQRVWEDPRYESLREELQLVGRRFISQGLHIHLGMPSAEEALRAYRWFRLYTPVFLALTTSSPFYEGEFTGFYSYRSKLFEALPLAGYPRDFPSYADFSALVEELLGLGIINHPRDLWWDVRPHPLFGTLELRVCDLPSRFSEILAVAALARALARTVLSEKAEPPEVPMEILRYNKWQAARHGLEGFFVDPLTRRKNTFREFFREFLFRCAGALAETGERPYVLALERVVEEGTSAHRQINLYAETQDFRRVIESLLEGFWS, from the coding sequence ATGATCGCCTTTCGCGAAAGCCCGGCCCTCACCCTGGGAATGGAGATTGAATTCCAGGTTTTGCGGGCGGAGGATCTTTCCCTGGCCCCCGGCGGGCCGCTGCTTTTGGCCGAGGCCCGGAAGGTGCCGGAGCTTGCGGAGTGGGTCCGTCCGGAATTCATCCGTTCCATGCTGGAGATCGTGACCCCGGTCTGCCAGGGGGTGGCCGAGGCTGAGGCCTGGTTGCGCGAAAATCTCTCACGGCTCTTTAAGATGGCCGAGGTCCGGGGGTATCGACTCCTGGCCGCAAGCCTCCATCCCTTCTCCCGGGCCGCGGAACAGAGGGTCTGGGAGGATCCCCGCTACGAGTCCCTGCGGGAAGAACTCCAGCTCGTGGGTCGCCGCTTCATCTCTCAGGGGCTCCATATCCATCTCGGCATGCCCTCGGCCGAGGAGGCCTTAAGGGCCTACCGCTGGTTTCGGCTCTATACCCCGGTCTTTCTGGCGCTCACCACCTCCTCTCCCTTCTACGAGGGGGAGTTCACCGGCTTCTATTCCTATCGCAGCAAACTCTTTGAGGCCCTGCCTCTAGCGGGCTACCCGCGGGATTTTCCCTCCTATGCGGACTTTTCGGCCCTGGTGGAAGAACTCCTGGGCCTCGGAATCATCAACCATCCCCGTGATCTCTGGTGGGATGTGCGGCCGCATCCCCTTTTCGGAACCCTGGAGCTCCGGGTCTGCGATCTTCCTTCCCGGTTTTCGGAGATCCTGGCCGTGGCCGCCCTGGCCCGAGCCCTGGCCCGCACGGTCCTTTCGGAAAAGGCGGAGCCTCCGGAGGTCCCCATGGAGATCCTGCGCTACAACAAGTGGCAGGCCGCCCGTCACGGCCTCGAGGGCTTTTTCGTGGATCCCCTCACCCGGCGTAAAAACACCTTCCGGGAATTTTTCCGGGAATTCCTTTTCCGCTGCGCCGGGGCCCTGGCCGAGACCGGAGAAAGGCCTTATGTGCTGGCCCTGGAAAGGGTGGTGGAAGAGGGGACCTCGGCCCACCGACAAATCAATCTCTACGCCGAAACCCAGGATTTCCGCCGGGTCATCGAAAGCCTCCTTGAGGGGTTCTGGTCGTGA
- a CDS encoding type IV pilus secretin PilQ has protein sequence MRFLRVWGIWIVLAAAALGWGLAQAADYHLLQDVEITGSPDQASVVFLFEDQLPPYTVSAKEGGQGVVLNFQKARIGKTDWIRKLNKRTLIHSIDVGTEGEGLRIEFSTRQPVTYRVKEEGKGLILVLQRQSPEESAQKVQKKGAAWYEKVKIPEISEENIEVPLTRGKYTGTPISVDFQNADIHAVLRLLAKVGGVNIVASDTVKGTVTLRMENVPWDQVLDMVLASKGLGMIRVGNVIRVAPLEELREQARRIREIKEEQGREEEVAPLKTVYFQINYAKAEDVAEQLKKILSDRGDVTAEPRTNQVILKDVPKVIREARELIEKIDQPTKQVLIEARIVEVQDSYEHKLGIRWSGAGWRLSQHTFTGVSPQTSLSLEDNLAAAQDTGVGTGTVNIGIDPGAIVDLGVAGTSRLGFTFGHVSRESALFLDTQLSALESEGVARIISAPRVLTEDNQEAEIKQGFRIPYLRQTQDGISTEFVDAALRLKVTPHVTPDNRITLEVEIEKNAPDFGRQVNGVPSIVTRYAKSRVIVSNGDTLVIGGIIERNLSNSQGKVPGLSKIPGAGNLFKNRQRSFSKNELMVFITPRIVSADIEGL, from the coding sequence ATGAGATTCCTTAGAGTGTGGGGGATTTGGATAGTTTTAGCCGCGGCGGCCCTAGGGTGGGGGCTCGCCCAAGCGGCTGACTATCATCTTCTACAGGATGTAGAGATTACCGGATCCCCGGACCAGGCTTCGGTGGTTTTTCTTTTTGAGGATCAATTGCCCCCTTATACGGTTTCCGCCAAAGAAGGTGGCCAGGGAGTGGTCCTTAATTTTCAGAAGGCCCGCATTGGCAAGACAGACTGGATACGCAAACTCAACAAACGCACCCTTATTCATAGCATCGATGTGGGGACTGAGGGGGAAGGCCTGCGGATCGAATTTTCCACCCGGCAGCCGGTAACTTATCGGGTAAAGGAAGAAGGCAAGGGGTTAATTCTGGTTCTCCAGCGCCAGTCCCCTGAGGAAAGCGCTCAGAAGGTTCAGAAGAAGGGTGCGGCCTGGTACGAAAAGGTCAAGATCCCGGAGATTTCAGAAGAAAACATTGAGGTTCCCCTCACCCGGGGGAAATATACCGGGACTCCTATTTCCGTAGACTTTCAAAACGCGGATATCCACGCCGTCCTCAGGCTTCTGGCCAAGGTGGGCGGAGTCAATATTGTGGCCAGCGATACGGTGAAGGGGACGGTGACCCTGCGCATGGAAAACGTTCCCTGGGACCAGGTGCTGGATATGGTCCTGGCCAGCAAAGGCCTGGGGATGATCCGGGTGGGCAACGTCATCCGGGTGGCCCCTCTGGAGGAATTGCGGGAGCAAGCCCGGCGAATCCGAGAAATCAAAGAAGAGCAGGGCCGGGAAGAGGAGGTGGCTCCTCTCAAGACCGTCTATTTTCAGATCAACTATGCCAAGGCTGAGGATGTGGCCGAGCAACTCAAAAAGATCCTTTCGGATCGCGGGGATGTGACCGCAGAGCCGCGTACCAATCAGGTCATCCTCAAGGACGTCCCCAAGGTCATTCGGGAGGCCCGGGAGCTTATCGAAAAGATCGATCAGCCCACCAAACAGGTCCTTATAGAGGCCCGGATTGTGGAAGTGCAGGATAGCTACGAACATAAACTGGGTATCCGCTGGTCCGGAGCAGGGTGGCGCCTTTCCCAGCATACCTTTACCGGGGTATCCCCTCAGACCTCCCTCTCTCTTGAAGATAATCTCGCCGCCGCTCAGGATACGGGGGTGGGTACCGGGACCGTGAACATAGGGATAGATCCCGGAGCTATCGTGGATTTAGGTGTGGCCGGAACCTCCCGTTTGGGCTTTACTTTTGGGCATGTGAGCCGAGAATCGGCGCTCTTTCTGGATACTCAGCTTTCGGCCTTGGAAAGTGAAGGGGTGGCGCGCATCATTTCGGCCCCCAGAGTTTTGACCGAGGACAACCAGGAGGCCGAAATCAAACAGGGATTCCGTATCCCCTATCTCCGGCAGACTCAGGACGGTATTTCCACCGAATTCGTGGATGCGGCCCTGCGTCTTAAAGTTACCCCTCATGTGACCCCGGACAACCGCATCACCCTGGAGGTAGAAATTGAAAAGAACGCTCCGGATTTTGGGCGCCAGGTCAACGGGGTCCCTTCCATCGTCACCCGGTATGCCAAGAGCCGGGTTATTGTTTCCAACGGGGATACCTTAGTTATTGGCGGGATTATCGAGCGGAATCTTTCCAACTCTCAAGGTAAAGTGCCGGGTCTTTCGAAGATTCCCGGAGCCGGAAATCTCTTCAAAAACCGGCAACGTTCTTTCTCTAAGAACGAACTCATGGTATTTATCACCCCCCGGATTGTCTCTGCCGACATTGAGGGGTTATAA
- the yajC gene encoding preprotein translocase subunit YajC: MWDVVYAMGAPPAEGAQGGGSLIAAFLPLILIFVVFYFLLIRPQQKRAREHQKFVESLKHGQKVVTAGGLVGHVVKVEGDEVVLEVSPEVKVRVLKNYIAGPA, encoded by the coding sequence ATGTGGGATGTAGTCTATGCCATGGGAGCTCCGCCAGCGGAAGGGGCCCAGGGAGGAGGGAGCCTGATTGCGGCCTTCCTACCCCTGATCCTCATCTTTGTGGTCTTTTATTTCCTTCTCATTCGGCCTCAGCAGAAGCGGGCCCGGGAACACCAGAAATTTGTGGAAAGTCTCAAGCACGGCCAAAAGGTGGTCACCGCCGGAGGGCTTGTGGGGCATGTGGTAAAGGTGGAAGGGGATGAAGTAGTGCTTGAGGTCTCTCCGGAGGTCAAGGTTCGGGTTCTCAAAAATTACATTGCCGGGCCGGCCTAG
- the trmFO gene encoding methylenetetrahydrofolate--tRNA-(uracil(54)-C(5))-methyltransferase (FADH(2)-oxidizing) TrmFO — MPERVTIIGGGLAGSEAAWQLARRGVPVRLYEMRPRKLTPAHRTGKLGELVCSNSLRSKEITSAVGLLKEEMRRLGSLVMEAALASEVPAGKALAVDRERFAEYITRRLSEHPLVEIVREEVREIPREGLVIVATGPLTSEALAEDLKRLTGEDYFHFYDAIAPIVYADSLDWEKVFRADRYGEGEGAYVNCPLTKEEYERFVEALLSAEKVPLHPFEEPRYFEGCLPIEVMAERGRDTLRYGPMKPVGLVDPRTGREPYAVVQLRPENREGTLYNLVGFQTKLKYHEQERVFRMIPGLERAEFARYGSIHRNSFVCAPRVLRPTLQLKAEPRVFLAGQITGVEGYVESTAMGLLAGMNAARIFRGKDPVVPPPETAHGALVRYLMEADPRHFQPMNVNWGLFPPLSLPPKERKRLPKRERYRLMAERALLRLEEWLREIGEA, encoded by the coding sequence ATGCCTGAGAGGGTGACCATTATCGGGGGAGGGCTTGCGGGCTCCGAGGCGGCCTGGCAGCTGGCCCGCCGTGGAGTCCCGGTGCGTCTTTACGAGATGCGGCCCCGCAAGCTCACCCCGGCCCACCGCACCGGGAAACTGGGAGAGTTGGTCTGCTCCAACTCTTTGCGCTCCAAAGAGATCACCAGCGCGGTGGGGCTTCTCAAGGAGGAGATGCGCCGTCTGGGTTCGCTCGTTATGGAAGCAGCACTTGCCAGCGAGGTCCCGGCCGGAAAGGCGCTCGCGGTGGATCGGGAGCGCTTTGCCGAATACATCACCCGGCGCCTTTCGGAACATCCTTTGGTGGAGATTGTGCGGGAGGAGGTGCGGGAGATACCTCGGGAGGGCCTGGTCATCGTGGCCACCGGCCCTCTTACCTCCGAGGCCTTAGCCGAAGACCTCAAACGCTTGACCGGCGAAGATTATTTTCACTTCTACGACGCCATCGCCCCCATTGTCTATGCAGACTCCCTGGACTGGGAAAAGGTCTTCCGGGCCGATCGCTACGGGGAGGGGGAGGGGGCCTATGTGAACTGTCCCCTGACCAAGGAAGAATACGAACGTTTTGTGGAGGCCTTACTTTCCGCGGAAAAGGTGCCCCTTCATCCCTTCGAAGAACCTCGCTATTTCGAGGGATGTCTTCCCATAGAGGTTATGGCCGAGCGGGGACGAGATACTTTACGCTACGGGCCCATGAAGCCCGTGGGCCTGGTGGATCCCCGCACCGGGCGTGAGCCCTACGCCGTGGTCCAACTGCGTCCGGAAAATCGGGAGGGCACCCTTTACAATCTCGTGGGCTTTCAGACCAAGCTCAAGTATCACGAGCAGGAGCGGGTCTTTCGGATGATCCCGGGGCTGGAGCGGGCGGAGTTTGCCCGCTACGGTTCCATCCATCGCAACTCTTTCGTCTGCGCCCCCCGGGTCCTGAGGCCCACCCTTCAGCTCAAGGCCGAGCCCCGGGTCTTTCTGGCCGGACAGATCACCGGAGTGGAAGGCTATGTGGAATCTACGGCCATGGGACTTCTGGCCGGAATGAACGCCGCGCGTATTTTTCGAGGGAAGGACCCCGTGGTGCCCCCTCCGGAGACCGCTCACGGGGCCCTGGTGCGCTACCTTATGGAGGCCGATCCCCGCCACTTCCAGCCCATGAATGTGAATTGGGGACTCTTTCCTCCGCTTTCTCTTCCGCCCAAAGAGCGCAAGCGTCTTCCCAAAAGGGAACGTTACCGGCTTATGGCCGAGAGGGCGCTCCTGCGCCTTGAGGAATGGCTGCGCGAGATCGGGGAGGCCTAG
- a CDS encoding M20 metallopeptidase family protein, which translates to MTSEERDFARWLVALRRHLHRFPELAFQEHRTAAFIERELAALGLSPHRVAGTGVICEIGSGPPWVALRADMDALPLNEETGLPFASVEPGVMHACGHDGHVAMLLGAAALLVRRPPSRGGVRLIFQPAEEIGGGARAMIEVGVLEGVAAIFGGHIDRHFRVGEIAVNEGLICAFTDRFLVKLHGRGGHAAWPHEAVDTVVAAAYLITAIQSLVSREVHPAYPTVITVGKVRAGTAHNVIAEEALLEGTIRATEAEIRLRLHEGLRRQVEALKGLFRIQGEIEIVEGYPPVVNTPREAEVARRAVLRILGPEGLVRQPHPSLGGEDFSFYLQQVPGCFVRFGAQKKGHEHVPAHSPRFDFDERVLPIGARFLAEVARIYLEEEA; encoded by the coding sequence ATGACCTCGGAGGAAAGAGATTTTGCGCGGTGGCTGGTGGCCCTGCGGCGCCACCTCCACCGCTTTCCCGAACTGGCCTTTCAGGAGCACCGCACCGCGGCCTTTATTGAGAGGGAACTCGCCGCCCTCGGTCTTTCTCCCCATCGGGTGGCCGGAACCGGGGTGATCTGTGAAATCGGCTCCGGGCCTCCCTGGGTGGCCCTGCGGGCGGACATGGATGCCCTTCCCCTGAACGAGGAGACCGGCCTTCCTTTTGCCTCGGTGGAGCCCGGGGTCATGCATGCCTGTGGACATGATGGACACGTGGCCATGCTCCTGGGGGCCGCGGCCCTCCTAGTCCGAAGGCCTCCATCCCGGGGCGGAGTGCGGCTTATCTTCCAGCCCGCCGAGGAGATCGGGGGCGGGGCCCGGGCCATGATCGAGGTCGGGGTGCTTGAGGGGGTAGCGGCTATCTTTGGGGGCCACATTGACCGGCACTTTCGGGTGGGGGAGATTGCAGTAAACGAGGGGCTTATCTGTGCCTTTACCGACCGCTTTTTGGTCAAGCTTCACGGAAGGGGGGGACATGCGGCCTGGCCCCACGAGGCGGTGGACACGGTGGTGGCTGCGGCCTATCTGATTACGGCCATCCAGAGCCTGGTCTCCCGGGAGGTCCACCCCGCCTATCCTACGGTAATCACCGTGGGTAAGGTCCGGGCCGGCACCGCCCACAACGTAATCGCCGAAGAGGCCCTGTTGGAGGGGACCATCCGGGCCACGGAGGCCGAGATCCGCCTCAGGCTTCATGAGGGCCTGCGCCGCCAGGTGGAAGCCCTGAAGGGGCTCTTTCGTATCCAGGGAGAGATAGAGATCGTGGAAGGGTACCCGCCGGTGGTCAATACCCCCCGGGAGGCCGAGGTGGCCCGTCGGGCGGTCCTCCGGATCCTGGGTCCGGAGGGACTGGTTCGTCAGCCGCATCCCAGCCTGGGAGGCGAGGATTTTTCCTTTTATCTCCAGCAGGTTCCGGGCTGTTTCGTGCGTTTCGGGGCCCAGAAAAAGGGACACGAGCACGTTCCGGCCCACAGTCCGCGCTTTGACTTCGACGAAAGGGTGCTTCCCATCGGGGCCAGATTTCTGGCCGAGGTGGCCCGAATCTATCTCGAGGAGGAGGCATGA
- a CDS encoding class I SAM-dependent methyltransferase, which yields MLLEILEAESPMTFARYMELCLYHERYGYYARGPRLGREGDYFTSPTVHRVFGATLARQILEIYELLGAPEEFLLVEAGAGEGWLARDLLDYLERKGRPFPYLIVEPLPNLKSLQEETLRPHASRVRWVKDLSEIPPFTGVFLSNELFDSLPVHLLEKTPEDLKEVYVEVSGGEIREVLSEISQPEILKRVLPYALYWPEGYRTEVCLAYEPLYKELSKKLVRGAILTLDYGFPRPDYYHPQRSRGTLLAYFRHRASENPYARPGHQDLTAHVDFTALRELGEKYGFLNLGFIQQGPFLVGLRVEEVLAEVSENTFRDREALKLLVLPEGLGHSHWVLIQGRGLAEEAPLSGLRLANRINLLY from the coding sequence ATGTTGCTGGAGATCCTAGAGGCCGAATCCCCCATGACCTTCGCCCGTTACATGGAGCTCTGCCTCTACCACGAGCGCTACGGCTATTATGCCCGAGGGCCACGCCTGGGCCGAGAAGGAGACTACTTCACCTCTCCCACCGTCCACCGGGTCTTCGGGGCCACCCTGGCCCGCCAGATCCTAGAAATATACGAACTTCTGGGGGCCCCGGAGGAATTTCTCCTAGTGGAGGCCGGAGCCGGAGAGGGTTGGCTGGCCCGGGACCTTTTGGATTATCTGGAACGAAAGGGACGCCCCTTCCCCTACCTCATCGTGGAGCCCCTCCCCAACTTAAAAAGCCTACAGGAGGAAACCCTGCGACCCCATGCTTCTAGGGTGCGCTGGGTGAAAGATCTTTCGGAGATACCCCCCTTCACCGGGGTCTTCCTTTCCAACGAACTTTTCGACAGCCTCCCGGTGCATCTCTTGGAGAAGACCCCGGAGGACCTCAAGGAAGTCTATGTGGAGGTCTCCGGGGGCGAGATCAGAGAAGTGCTTTCGGAAATCAGCCAGCCGGAGATCCTAAAACGGGTGCTCCCTTACGCCCTTTACTGGCCGGAGGGCTACCGCACGGAGGTCTGCCTGGCCTACGAGCCCCTCTACAAGGAGCTATCCAAAAAACTGGTGCGCGGGGCTATTCTTACCCTGGACTACGGCTTTCCCCGGCCGGACTATTATCATCCCCAAAGGAGCCGGGGAACGCTTTTGGCCTATTTTCGCCATCGGGCCTCGGAAAACCCTTATGCCCGGCCCGGGCACCAGGATCTCACCGCCCACGTGGATTTCACCGCCCTGCGGGAGCTGGGGGAGAAGTACGGCTTTCTGAACCTGGGTTTCATCCAGCAGGGCCCCTTTCTGGTGGGACTGAGGGTGGAAGAGGTTCTGGCAGAAGTCTCGGAAAACACCTTTCGCGACCGGGAGGCCCTGAAACTCCTGGTCCTTCCCGAAGGACTGGGACACAGTCACTGGGTCCTCATCCAGGGTCGGGGGCTGGCCGAGGAGGCCCCTCTTTCGGGCCTGCGATTGGCCAACCGGATCAACCTGCTATACTGA
- the tgt gene encoding tRNA guanosine(34) transglycosylase Tgt, with product MSGNFRLLKEDSQTSARLGLLTTRRGVVETPVFMPVATAGSVKAVPPEVVAGLSARVILANTYHLWLRPGPEVIRRAGGLHRFMNWPRTILTDSGGFQVFSLAPLREILEEGVRFRSHLDGAELFLTPEESLAIQEALGSDIRMVLDVCIPYPCPRQETQRLTDLTHAWAERSLSWWKRQDPQGALLFGIVQGGMFEDLRRASARTLVSLSFDGYAVGGLSVGEPKELLFRMLEVSVAELPADCPRYLMGVGTPEDILEAVARGVDMFDCVLPTRNARRGTVFTSQGSFHIRNAAYKEDFRPLDPACSCYTCRHYSRAYLRHLFQAGELLVYYLLTVHNLAFYLRFLREIRKALREGRFSAFRQEFYAQKEERACGM from the coding sequence ATGAGCGGTAATTTTCGCCTCCTCAAGGAGGACTCTCAAACCTCGGCCCGGTTGGGGCTTCTCACCACCCGGCGCGGGGTGGTGGAGACCCCGGTCTTCATGCCCGTGGCCACCGCAGGCTCGGTCAAGGCCGTGCCCCCGGAGGTAGTGGCCGGACTTTCGGCCCGGGTAATCCTGGCCAACACCTATCATCTCTGGCTACGTCCCGGGCCGGAGGTCATCCGCCGGGCCGGAGGGCTTCACCGCTTCATGAATTGGCCCCGAACCATCCTCACCGACAGCGGAGGCTTCCAAGTCTTCAGTCTGGCCCCCTTGCGGGAGATCCTCGAAGAAGGGGTACGCTTCCGCTCCCACCTCGACGGGGCCGAACTCTTTCTCACCCCGGAGGAGTCCCTGGCCATTCAGGAGGCCCTGGGCTCCGACATCCGGATGGTCCTTGACGTGTGTATCCCTTATCCCTGTCCCCGGCAGGAGACCCAACGCCTCACCGACCTCACTCATGCCTGGGCCGAGCGCTCTCTTTCCTGGTGGAAAAGGCAGGATCCCCAGGGGGCCCTTCTTTTCGGGATCGTTCAGGGAGGAATGTTTGAGGATCTCCGGCGGGCCTCCGCCCGCACCCTGGTCTCTCTCTCCTTTGACGGTTACGCCGTGGGGGGTCTTTCCGTGGGCGAACCCAAGGAACTCCTCTTCCGCATGCTCGAGGTGAGTGTGGCGGAGCTTCCCGCAGACTGCCCCCGATACCTTATGGGGGTGGGGACTCCGGAGGACATCCTGGAGGCCGTAGCCCGGGGGGTAGATATGTTCGACTGTGTGCTCCCCACCCGCAACGCCCGTCGGGGAACGGTCTTCACCTCCCAGGGCTCCTTTCATATTCGCAACGCGGCCTACAAAGAGGACTTCCGGCCCTTGGATCCGGCCTGCTCCTGCTATACCTGTCGCCACTACAGCCGGGCCTATCTCCGACATCTCTTTCAGGCCGGAGAACTTCTGGTATATTATCTCCTCACGGTGCATAACCTGGCCTTCTACCTGCGTTTCCTACGGGAAATAAGGAAGGCCCTGCGCGAGGGGAGGTTTTCTGCCTTTCGCCAGGAATTCTATGCCCAAAAGGAGGAAAGAGCATGTGGGATGTAG
- a CDS encoding gamma-glutamyltransferase, with protein MKGVVACGNRETARAAVEILSKGGNAFDAAVGAALAAAVAECGLTGLAGGGYALAHQGLLARTTIYDFFVNSPGLGGSGIPNSLDFHRVTLHFTSSSQDFFVGAASVAVPGTPLGLKVLKEDLGRLPWEEVVAPAVRLAREGFVVDELQAACFRILAPIFIRDPLAREMFYPEGGPPEPGVRLRNPLLADFLEAYPQKVESLYRGELARRLVEFLKARGGLLTLEDLAFYHVYRRRPLKYAFSRGHLFTGPPPSFGGSLVTLGLKVFEEAFEGGPLGSFGHLQALSRALKAQAEWRNILLEHPEKIYTLVGSTAGTTHLSVADNEGNLCGITLTFGEGAGLVFPETGLMLNNILGEEDLHPRGFFSYPPGRRIPSMMAPSLLFSRGRRYVFGSGGSKRIRSALLQVAVNLAFLGLSPAEAVSAPRLHYEEGLYHAEPGLGPFPEEISPIKLWSERNLFFGGVHLVADDLSATGDPRRVGVVLYA; from the coding sequence GTGAAGGGGGTGGTGGCCTGTGGAAATCGGGAGACGGCCCGGGCCGCGGTAGAGATCCTTTCTAAAGGGGGAAACGCCTTTGACGCCGCGGTGGGGGCGGCCCTAGCCGCGGCCGTGGCCGAATGCGGGCTTACGGGGCTGGCCGGAGGGGGATACGCCCTGGCCCACCAGGGACTCCTGGCCCGGACCACCATCTACGACTTTTTTGTAAATAGTCCCGGCCTTGGGGGCTCCGGAATCCCGAATTCTTTAGATTTTCACCGGGTGACCCTCCACTTTACCTCCTCCAGTCAGGACTTTTTTGTAGGGGCGGCCTCGGTGGCGGTCCCGGGGACCCCTCTGGGATTAAAGGTCCTCAAGGAGGATCTGGGAAGGCTCCCCTGGGAGGAGGTGGTAGCCCCGGCGGTGCGGCTGGCCCGGGAGGGTTTTGTGGTGGACGAGCTCCAGGCGGCCTGTTTTCGGATCCTCGCGCCCATCTTTATCCGGGATCCCCTGGCCCGGGAGATGTTTTACCCTGAGGGCGGGCCTCCGGAGCCGGGAGTGCGTCTTCGGAATCCGCTTCTGGCCGACTTTTTGGAGGCTTACCCCCAAAAGGTGGAAAGCCTCTATCGGGGAGAATTGGCCCGGCGCCTGGTAGAGTTTCTTAAGGCCCGGGGAGGGCTCCTTACCCTGGAGGATTTGGCCTTTTATCACGTCTATCGCCGGCGGCCTTTGAAGTATGCCTTCTCCCGGGGGCACCTTTTTACCGGCCCCCCTCCCTCTTTCGGGGGGTCTTTGGTGACCCTGGGGCTTAAGGTCTTTGAGGAAGCCTTTGAGGGAGGCCCTTTGGGCTCTTTCGGCCATCTTCAGGCCCTTTCCCGGGCCCTTAAGGCCCAGGCAGAGTGGCGCAATATCCTTCTGGAGCACCCGGAAAAGATCTATACCCTGGTGGGGTCCACCGCAGGGACCACCCACCTGAGTGTGGCCGATAACGAGGGGAACCTTTGCGGGATCACCCTTACCTTCGGAGAGGGGGCCGGATTGGTCTTTCCCGAGACCGGCCTCATGCTGAATAACATTCTGGGGGAGGAAGATCTCCACCCCCGCGGGTTTTTCTCCTATCCTCCGGGCCGTCGTATTCCCTCCATGATGGCCCCCAGTCTTCTCTTTTCCCGCGGGCGCCGTTATGTCTTTGGCTCCGGGGGAAGCAAGCGCATTCGTTCGGCCCTCCTTCAGGTGGCGGTAAATCTGGCCTTTCTGGGGCTCTCCCCCGCGGAGGCCGTCTCCGCCCCTCGTCTTCACTACGAAGAGGGCCTCTATCACGCCGAACCCGGTCTGGGGCCTTTCCCGGAGGAGATCTCTCCGATTAAACTTTGGTCAGAGCGCAATCTCTTTTTCGGCGGGGTGCACCTGGTGGCTGACGATCTTTCAGCGACGGGTGACCCTCGCCGGGTGGGGGTAGTCCTTTATGCCTGA